The genomic window CACCCGGCATCAAACAGCGCATCCAGGTGTGGCGCCAGCAGCAGGCCGTTGAACACGTCCAGCCGCTGCTCGTCGGTGTCGCACTGGGCCCAGGGGCGGATATGAGATGCCCGCAGCAGCGCCGGCACGTCCAGACCCGTGACGCAGCACTTCCCTTGCCAGTAGTCCAAGAGAGCGCCGCGGAACAGGCCTTGCCCAACGCGTTGGACGCCCAGGCGCTCTGCCTCGGTCGTCTTGGGCATTGCGGCCGTCTTTATCTTGAACTCGTCGGCCACCCGATTCGGCTTGGTTCGTGCGTGAGCCGCCGTTGTGCGCAGCACGGCGTAGAGCTCGCCGTATCCCTCGACCTGCATCGCCTGGCCACCCGCTTTCAGATCAAGGAGCGCGGGGTCCGATGCGCTGACCTCGAAGGCATTCTCGCCAGCCACCTGCACCAGCACTGTCTCCGGAAACCGGGCCGACCGAAGCTCCAGTCCATCCGCATGCGAAATCGCGGTCATCTCGAAGCCGCAATCGGATGCTGCTTTCTCCAGGCGCAGACGGTCTAGCGGGGTCATTGCGCCCCTCCAGACAACTTCACGTAGCCTTGTCGAATGACATCGGCAATTAGTGGCCGCCGGGCGACCAAGAAATCGTCATAGCTCAGTTTCCACCAGTTCGGCGGCAAGGCATGCCAGCCCATCATGGCCGCCAACGTCTCGGTGTCGAACCGCTCGGCGTACTTGGCCCAGTACTCGGTGGGCGGAGCATCTGAGATGGCGATGTTGTCGTCCCACTCGACCAGCGCGTAGTTCGCAACCTGGTTGATGTCACGCACGCTCTCGACGCCCAGCTTCTTCAGGTACTGCCTGGGGAATAGGTGATGCCGCTCCAGCGCCTTCTTCTGTCCCAGCGCTGGAGGGTCCAACAGGTCCGCCACCGGGCTCTGCGAGAACAGCGCCCGCGCGCCAAGAAGCGTCTGCGCCGCATAAAAACCGAACAGCGCCGGACTGCGCCCAGCCGACGTTGCCAGGTTCAGCGGCAGGGTCTTGGTCCAGTAGTCGTTCGTCAGCGTCGCAGCTTCCACGGTCGCCAGCCGGTCGAGGAACTGACCAGCGGTCTTCAGCTCACGCAGCTCTGCCAGGTCTTGCTCCATGCGCGATTCGGGCGACGAGGTAAAGCGCCCGGTCAGCAGCGACATGAACAGCCAGCGCGCGATGGCGTTGCGCAGCTTGAAGCCCTCCACGTCGTACTCGGTGCGGCCGAGCAGGTACAGCTGGTAGGCGAACACCAGCGCATTGACCGAGCTGATGGTCTTTTCGCTTCGGTAGCCGGCAGCTCGGACGACATTGAGGAAGTCCGCCCAGTAGGTCAAGTTCAGCACTCGCCCCTGGGCATCGCGCAGCTTGTCGAACTGGCTCTTGCGCTGCTCGGGGCTGACTTCGCCGCTGGCCAGGTCCTTGCCGCGCAGCAACGAATAGACGTGCTCCAGAC from Burkholderiaceae bacterium includes these protein-coding regions:
- a CDS encoding HNH endonuclease; amino-acid sequence: MTPLDRLRLEKAASDCGFEMTAISHADGLELRSARFPETVLVQVAGENAFEVSASDPALLDLKAGGQAMQVEGYGELYAVLRTTAAHARTKPNRVADEFKIKTAAMPKTTEAERLGVQRVGQGLFRGALLDYWQGKCCVTGLDVPALLRASHIRPWAQCDTDEQRLDVFNGLLLAPHLDALFDAGWITVDTAGVVQLSAGLTIERRAALGLMLPLKVSGLRAEHQAYLEFHRQHVWAVDACGYLSGRDESGSGWLPERT
- a CDS encoding DUF262 domain-containing protein yields the protein MTDTLFKEVHYSLGGLINDIGLGRIGLPDIQRPFVWANAKVRDLFDSMYRGYPVGYFLFWQTGADGADTKVIGDANKQKAPSLLIVDGQQRLTSLYAVIRREAVLRENFEREHIRIAFRPQTGTFAVPDATTERDPEYILDISEVFSRPTHKTIGEYLKRLTAAREVSEAEEEKVADAIGRLAGLTNFPFIALELSQQCTEEQVADVFVRINSEGKKLNQSDFILTLMSVFWDDGRTELEKFCRAARQPAPAGQASPFNQIFQPDPDHLLRVDVGVAFRRARLEHVYSLLRGKDLASGEVSPEQRKSQFDKLRDAQGRVLNLTYWADFLNVVRAAGYRSEKTISSVNALVFAYQLYLLGRTEYDVEGFKLRNAIARWLFMSLLTGRFTSSPESRMEQDLAELRELKTAGQFLDRLATVEAATLTNDYWTKTLPLNLATSAGRSPALFGFYAAQTLLGARALFSQSPVADLLDPPALGQKKALERHHLFPRQYLKKLGVESVRDINQVANYALVEWDDNIAISDAPPTEYWAKYAERFDTETLAAMMGWHALPPNWWKLSYDDFLVARRPLIADVIRQGYVKLSGGAQ